One Dehalococcoidia bacterium genomic window, GATTTAAATGAAGGAAAGGATTTATTTCTCGCGAAGACGCAAAGACGCAAAGAACATGAATTATTGACGCAGTTTGTTGGCCACACGACGGAGGCCATCCCGGATCATGGCTTCATTGAAGTTCACCAGCAAACCCAAGCGATAATCCAACAGCCGGATATATGTTAGCGCCTGTTTTAAATGTGTGTTGGTTAAGTTTTCAACAGATTTAAGTTCAACCAGAAATTTGTCTTCCACGATAATATCAGCGCGAAAACCCAGATCCATACGCACTTCATCATAAATCACCGGTATGCCCACCTGTCTCTTGACTCTGAGGTGGCGTTTGGCCAATTCGTACGCCAAAACTTCTTCATAAACGGACTCCAATAATCCGGGTCCGAGCCTGGAATGGACTTTATAGCAGCAATCCACCACGATTTCTGCAATTTCGTTTTCAGTCATTTCCGGCCCAATTGAATATCGCGGTACTCTTCTTTACGCCATATAATATCCGAAAATCATATCCCCGCAAGACGCAAAGACAACAAAGAGAACTTCTTTGCGTCTTTGCGTCTTTGCGAGAGATTCGCTTCATTCGTTTTCCAGGGTGGAAGTGTCGCCGATCGGTTCGCCCCATTCCTTGGCTCGCAGGATGCGGCGCATGATCTTGCCGCTGCGGGTCTTGGGCAGGGACTGCACGAACTCGATCTCCTGGGGCATGGCCAGCGGCGAAAGCTTCTTGCGGATGAAGTTCATGATCTCCAGCTCGAGATCCGAATCCACGGTGAAGCCGGGCTTCAGAGCCACGAAGGCCTTGACCACCTCCATGTTCACCGGGTCGGGCTTGCCCACCGCCGCCGATTCGGCCACCGCCGGGTGCTCCAGCAGCGCCGATTCGATCTCGAACGGCCCCACCAGGTGCCCGCCGGTGTTGATCACGTCGTCGTCGCGTCCCACGAACCAGAAGTACCCTTCGGCGTCAATGCTGGCCCGGTCGCCGCACAGATACCAGCCGTTCTTGAACTTGTTCTGGTACACCGTGGGATTGTTCCAGTAGCTCCGGAACATGGACGGCCAGCCCGGCTTCAGAGCGATCAGCCCCACCGTGCCCGGCGTCTGGACCGGCTCGAAGGTCTTGGGATCCACCACCGTGGCGGTGATGCCGGGGAACGGCTTGCCCATGCTGCCCGGCTTGACCGGCATGCCGGGGTAGTTGGTGATGACCATGGATCCGGTTTCGGTTTGCCAGAAGGTGTCGTGGAAGGGCTTGCCGAACGCTTCCTGGGACCAGATCACCGCCTCGGCGTTCAGCGGTTCACCCACGCTGGCCAGGTGGCGCAGAGAGGTTAAGTCGTACTTGCGCACGGCCTCGAATCCTTCGCGCATCAGCAGGCGGATGGCGGTGGGGGCTGAATACCATACGGTAATTTTGTGCTTCTGAATGGTGG contains:
- the acsA gene encoding acetate--CoA ligase, producing MSNIGSYEERLAGFDWSISEQELDYQKGDKINIGWYLSDRNCQMGKADKLALIWEDYQGNVKTYTFNDMRVLTNVWAAHLQSLGLKPGDRICIFMDRVPELYFSFQGILKMGGIAQPLFSAFGDESLYTRLENAKTAAILTQKKHAPKVRKILNQLPDLKHIVVVDADEGTVLKDRETAFNMEKAPRVEQFEIYPATAETPSVLHYTSGTTGQPKGAQHVHYSLISQYLTAKWVLDLQPDDIYWCNADPGWVTGTSYGIIGPWANGVTQVVLDSGFNAERWYATIQKHKITVWYSAPTAIRLLMREGFEAVRKYDLTSLRHLASVGEPLNAEAVIWSQEAFGKPFHDTFWQTETGSMVITNYPGMPVKPGSMGKPFPGITATVVDPKTFEPVQTPGTVGLIALKPGWPSMFRSYWNNPTVYQNKFKNGWYLCGDRASIDAEGYFWFVGRDDDVINTGGHLVGPFEIESALLEHPAVAESAAVGKPDPVNMEVVKAFVALKPGFTVDSDLELEIMNFIRKKLSPLAMPQEIEFVQSLPKTRSGKIMRRILRAKEWGEPIGDTSTLENE
- a CDS encoding GxxExxY protein → MTENEIAEIVVDCCYKVHSRLGPGLLESVYEEVLAYELAKRHLRVKRQVGIPVIYDEVRMDLGFRADIIVEDKFLVELKSVENLTNTHLKQALTYIRLLDYRLGLLVNFNEAMIRDGLRRVANKLRQ